The DNA segment ATCAGTTCGGCGTCGGGGGATGTCTCGTCACCCAGCGCGGCCGCGCCGAGCGGCACAGCCGCGGCGAGCCCGCTGATGGCGATGGTACGCATCGCCTGGCGCCGGCTGGTGACGCACTTCTCCCGTTCGCGTTCATGGGTGCCCATGCGCGTGCTCCTCATTCAGGCAGATTGAAGAACGGCGACGTCAGTCGCCTATTGATTTACCCGCGCGAGCCATCCGCTCGCGGATCGAACGGACAATCTCCCACGTGCGGGAGGAGCCGTTGACCCGGGCCTGCCCGTCGAGCCAATCCTTCAGCTCGATCGGCAGTCGGACGACCACTTGGGGATCCTGTCGTGACATTCTGGCCTCCCGACCAATGTATTACCGTGATATGTATCACCGTGGTTTATTGCGCGCAATAGCACGGTGATATATTTCCTCGCCATGGCGAGAAATGACCCTCAGTTCAATCTTCGGATTCCCGCTGAGTTGAAGCAGCGGATCGAGGCGCAGGCCGAGCGCTACGGCATCAGCACGACCGCGGCGATCGTGGGCGCGCTCGATGAGCAGTTCCCTGCGATCATTACGACCGAGGATGTCTTCGCCCTGCTGCGGGCGGTGGAGGACTTCCAACGCAAGCATCCTGAGCGTCCGATGCCCTACGACGTCTATCGAAGCCTGGCAGATTGGCTTCACCATCGAGAGATGGAGCTC comes from the Ancylobacter pratisalsi genome and includes:
- a CDS encoding Arc family DNA-binding protein, translating into MSRQDPQVVVRLPIELKDWLDGQARVNGSSRTWEIVRSIRERMARAGKSIGD
- a CDS encoding Arc family DNA-binding protein, yielding MARNDPQFNLRIPAELKQRIEAQAERYGISTTAAIVGALDEQFPAIITTEDVFALLRAVEDFQRKHPERPMPYDVYRSLADWLHHREMELDLPRTPAKGHMLK